The Leptospira licerasiae serovar Varillal str. VAR 010 genome includes a window with the following:
- a CDS encoding helix-turn-helix domain-containing protein, which produces MKQADAEELDGKELISSEHITEVVKENLKLIRHTKGLSLDKLASRCGVSRAMLSQIEQGKSVPTIAVLWKIATGLNVPFSELLKEKGTEGVFLLKAENTKVLYSSSKVYSSRALFPFIGGRRVEFYELILKPGGIEVAEAHKAGTTENLVVVQGKLRLRVGDKVVELDAKDSVYFRADVPHEYINPTDTETLMYLVMEYTDEAS; this is translated from the coding sequence ATGAAACAGGCCGATGCCGAAGAACTGGATGGGAAGGAACTCATCTCCAGCGAACATATAACAGAAGTCGTTAAAGAAAACCTAAAATTAATTCGCCATACTAAAGGACTCTCATTAGACAAATTGGCATCTCGTTGTGGTGTGAGCCGAGCCATGCTTTCTCAAATAGAGCAAGGTAAAAGTGTTCCTACAATTGCGGTATTATGGAAGATCGCAACAGGTCTGAACGTTCCTTTCAGTGAACTTCTTAAAGAAAAGGGAACAGAGGGAGTTTTTCTCTTAAAAGCGGAGAATACAAAAGTCTTATATTCCAGTTCAAAGGTATATTCTAGTCGTGCCTTGTTTCCGTTTATCGGAGGCAGAAGGGTAGAATTTTACGAACTGATCCTGAAACCGGGCGGTATCGAAGTTGCCGAAGCTCATAAAGCTGGAACAACCGAGAACCTTGTCGTGGTCCAAGGAAAATTGCGCCTCCGTGTGGGGGATAAGGTGGTAGAACTGGATGCAAAGGATTCCGTATATTTTAGAGCGGACGTTCCCCACGAATACATCAATCCGACTGATACAGAAACTCTCATGTATCTGGTCATGGAATATACGGACGAAGCTAGCTAA
- a CDS encoding RluA family pseudouridine synthase gives MREAKPKFQSIMHPIHKLYEKGFLLAVEKPAGIPVHATFDPNRPNLEDLLRQQEKNPELRLLHRLDKDTSGILLFCKEPSQNKEADSILADSEKTYLAVCAGIPTEKEFRVECFLKDGKGKVSSVRSGGKKAITDFTLLSYSREKNLSLLAAKLVTGRRHQIRFHLSSIGTPILGDETYTGSSVKSLVSKPKRFLLHSYLLKFKNEFEEEVKIVSEPPADFQPYLRFFSGIRFPE, from the coding sequence ATGAGGGAAGCCAAGCCCAAATTCCAGTCCATTATGCACCCGATTCACAAATTATATGAGAAGGGGTTCCTACTTGCTGTAGAAAAACCGGCCGGTATCCCGGTTCATGCTACATTCGACCCAAACCGTCCCAACCTGGAAGATCTTTTACGACAACAGGAGAAGAATCCGGAATTAAGACTACTCCACAGACTGGATAAAGACACAAGCGGCATCCTTTTATTCTGCAAAGAGCCGTCCCAAAATAAAGAAGCGGATTCGATCTTAGCCGATTCTGAAAAAACTTATCTGGCAGTTTGCGCTGGAATTCCAACGGAGAAAGAATTCAGAGTAGAATGTTTCTTAAAAGATGGGAAAGGTAAGGTAAGTTCCGTTCGTTCAGGCGGAAAAAAAGCGATCACTGATTTTACTCTTCTTTCCTATTCGAGGGAAAAAAATTTATCTTTGCTCGCAGCAAAATTAGTTACCGGAAGAAGACACCAGATCCGATTTCATCTTTCCTCCATCGGAACTCCCATCTTGGGAGACGAAACTTACACAGGATCTTCCGTTAAAAGTTTAGTTTCTAAACCAAAACGATTTTTATTACATTCATATCTTTTAAAATTCAAAAACGAATTTGAAGAAGAAGTAAAAATAGTATCGGAGCCTCCTGCGGATTTTCAGCCGTACTTACGCTTTTTTTCTGGCATACGATTCCCGGAATAA
- a CDS encoding HAD family hydrolase, translating to MFSKSDWSSEIFSYLEENLTGRKFQTALFDFDNTLVRGDFGEEVMCELLRAGVPWIRSLSPFFPETAISEKMETLRKTNTQTFMVEVWNYYESKIEKEGLEAGYRWSTWIFSGRSTQELQDTAKLVWEKNQKDTNPEAVQAFHPMSELVKEFERVGTKIWILTASPAPVIQVVSEQWGIPKENVLGMRLIEKNGILSHELIEPFTYGIGKVEFLNLANGNQGYDIAFGDSENDFPMLSYVRSKGIFLDRGKKKIPPPGTLIQSVADWKTIPKPL from the coding sequence GTGTTTTCTAAGTCCGACTGGTCTTCCGAAATCTTTTCCTATTTAGAAGAGAATCTGACCGGTCGAAAATTCCAAACAGCTTTATTCGATTTTGATAATACTCTTGTCCGAGGAGATTTCGGAGAAGAAGTCATGTGCGAACTTCTTCGCGCAGGAGTTCCTTGGATCCGATCTCTTTCTCCTTTTTTTCCGGAAACTGCAATCTCCGAAAAAATGGAAACTTTACGTAAAACAAACACCCAAACCTTCATGGTCGAAGTTTGGAATTATTATGAATCCAAGATCGAGAAAGAAGGCCTAGAGGCAGGGTATAGGTGGTCCACTTGGATCTTTTCCGGTAGGTCCACACAAGAATTGCAAGATACCGCAAAACTTGTTTGGGAAAAGAACCAAAAGGATACAAATCCAGAAGCAGTGCAAGCATTCCATCCTATGTCGGAACTAGTGAAAGAATTCGAGAGGGTGGGAACCAAAATTTGGATCCTGACTGCTTCTCCCGCCCCGGTGATCCAAGTGGTTTCCGAGCAATGGGGCATTCCGAAAGAGAATGTACTTGGTATGAGATTGATCGAAAAGAATGGGATCTTAAGCCACGAGCTGATCGAACCTTTCACTTATGGGATCGGAAAAGTAGAATTTCTGAATCTTGCCAATGGAAACCAAGGATACGATATTGCATTCGGAGATTCGGAGAATGATTTCCCTATGCTTTCTTATGTACGATCCAAAGGGATATTTTTAGACAGGGGCAAGAAGAAAATCCCGCCTCCAGGAACTCTTATTCAAAGTGTGGCGGATTGGAAGACGATTCCGAAACCGTTGTAA
- a CDS encoding M23 family metallopeptidase produces MAAQKGKNQMKRKTILSIIGASALVVLSWKSFANTYLEEVKVDNQFIQTYQSREGIWIVPGKVKESLEDLYHKFGTSEREVRLLNGIHDSGKIQNSEPVFFPYNANYTRNLLLEDKGREIFTSDSRELIWPLSFKYSRVTSRLGRRWNALHAGVDIACPNGSVVIAAADGVVTDSKRDGGYGLRVVLTHPQINGIQTLYAHNSLLFVKQGDKVKKGQVLALSGNTGHTTGPHVHFEVRYQNVVLNPEHYLPPFLADKESQVAIAKETIQQ; encoded by the coding sequence TTGGCGGCGCAAAAAGGAAAGAACCAAATGAAAAGAAAAACTATTCTTTCGATAATAGGCGCATCAGCCCTTGTCGTCCTTTCCTGGAAATCTTTCGCAAATACATATTTGGAAGAAGTAAAGGTCGATAACCAATTTATCCAAACCTATCAATCTAGAGAAGGTATCTGGATCGTTCCGGGAAAAGTAAAAGAATCCTTAGAGGATCTATATCATAAATTCGGAACTTCTGAAAGAGAAGTCCGCCTTCTGAACGGGATCCACGACAGTGGAAAGATCCAAAACTCTGAGCCGGTATTTTTTCCTTATAACGCAAATTACACACGCAATCTTCTATTAGAGGACAAAGGAAGAGAAATATTCACTTCCGATTCCAGAGAATTGATCTGGCCTTTGAGCTTTAAATATTCAAGAGTTACTTCCAGATTGGGAAGACGCTGGAATGCGTTGCATGCGGGAGTGGACATCGCTTGCCCGAACGGATCAGTCGTGATCGCAGCTGCAGACGGAGTTGTGACCGATTCTAAAAGAGACGGCGGATACGGACTAAGAGTGGTACTTACTCATCCTCAGATCAACGGGATCCAGACATTATACGCTCATAATTCTCTTCTTTTCGTAAAGCAGGGAGATAAGGTTAAAAAAGGACAGGTGCTTGCACTTTCGGGTAATACTGGACATACGACTGGACCACATGTTCATTTCGAAGTTCGTTACCAAAACGTGGTGTTGAACCCGGAACATTATCTTCCTCCTTTTTTAGCGGATAAAGAATCCCAAGTTGCAATCGCAAAAGAAACCATCCAACAATAA